A segment of the Triticum urartu cultivar G1812 chromosome 1, Tu2.1, whole genome shotgun sequence genome:
GACTGACATGTGCTTACCCAAACCCTTCTGTAATTGGGGGTGCTCTTCTTTATTTATTTCCTCTTCAGCAGTTGGGTTCTCCGGAATGCTTCCTAATTTGTCTCTGTCACTGCTTGGGGACATTCGCAAGCGATCAGATTTACAAGCTCCAATATTAGAAGGGGTGGTATCTTTCCTCCTTTCATCAGAACCCCCTTCACAGGACAAGTCAGCTGCCTTGCCATAGACAGGAGAGCAGTCTTCGCTGCGTGTTATATTATCATCTGAAGTAACTGACGAAACATCCACTTCCTCTATATGCTTTAATTGATTGGATTGATCACAGTGCGCAGTTTCACTTCGATCTTCTCCCAGATCTATGTCAATATCGGAACGGATACTCAGACTAAGCTCAGAATCCCTCTGGTGATCAAATTCAGGTGAAAAGAGTTCAGTTCCTGAATCTCCATCATCTTGTGATGTCAAATCCAAGCAACTTCTGAAAGTATCAAATCTGCTAAAACTAGCCTGAATATTCTCATTGCTTTCATCACAAATTTCGTCGGACTTAGATGGGGATTCGCATGCCTCATCATTCTGAACCTCATCTTCATTGGTCAAGGGTTGAGAACCCTCATCATTGTTCTCCAAGATATCAAGGGACACTTCTTTATTGGGCAAGAGTGGATCAACCTCAGCGTTGCTCCCTGAAATATCATTAGCCTCATCTTCCACATTCAGCATTTGATAATTCGGACCATTGTTCCCTGACTGTGATAAACCCTGAACCTCATCCTCAATAATCCAATTGCTGGCATCACAAACCTTGCCTGCCTTGGATGGGGACTTGCAGGCCTCATTGTTCTGAACCAGTGGAATATCAGAAGTCTCATCTTCATTGGTCAATGGTTGAGAACCCTCATCATTGTTCTCCAAGATATCAAGGGACTCTTCTTTATTGGGCAAGATTGGATCAACCTCAGCGTTGCTCCCTGAAATATCATTAGCCTCATCTTCCACATTCAGCGTTTGATAATCCGGACCATTGTTCCCTGACTGTGATAAACCCTTCACCTCATCCTCAATAATCTCATTGTTGGCATCACAAACCTTGCCTGCCATGGATGGGGACTTGCAGGCCTCATTGCTCTGAACCAGTGGAATATCACAAGTCTCATCTTCATTGGTCAATGGTTGATAAGCATCATCATTGTTCACCGACACATCAAGGGCTTCATCTTTATTGGGAAAGGGTTGATAGCCCTCACCATTGTTCCCTGAAACTTCATGAACTCCATCTTCCATGACCAAAGGTTGATAATTCAGACCGTTGTTCTCTGATCGTGACACACTCTGAACCTCATCTTCATTGGTCAATGCAACACAGTTGCTCTGAACCAGTGGAATGTCACAAGTCTTGTCTTCATTGGTCAATGGTTGATAAGCATCATCATTGTTCACCGACACATCAAGAGCATTGGTCAATGCAACACAGGTCTGGCCTTCATTAACAGAGACATGGAGGCTTTCATGTGCATTAACTGGGATGTCATGTGACCCATCCTTCAAAATTGACACCTCCCGAAGCTCCTCCAAAGCCTCTGATGGATGTTCAGAATCAAACTTAACCTTTTCCTGTGATATGTATAAACCATCCAAAATGCCAGATTCCCACACCTCGCCACCGCGGCTGAGATCGCCACTCGAGCTCTCCCCAGGCCCCAAATGGAACTGGGGGTCACTTAGTTGCACATCCTCCATATTCTCCTCAGTTGAAGAAATGGGAGCAGTTAGAACACACCCGTTCACACTAACCAAAAGCATCTCTGAATTGCCCCCACCCCCACCAGCTTGATTTGCCAAATCCTCTGCCTCCTCCAACTTGGAATAGCCATATGAATCAAACTCCTCTCCATTTTGTACCTCCTGATCCTCATTCAACTCTGGGCCGACCAACTGGCTGTAAAGTTCCCCGTCACTCTTACTACGCAGAGGAGTTTCAGGCTCGCTCGTAGCTTCTTCTGCAGCGGTCTCGGAGTCCTCACCACCAGGCACGAGCTCCCGCATGAAGTATGCCTGGCCAGAGTTGTCGAGCAGCATGTGGAAGCTGGCGTCCACGCCATTGACGGCGATGGTGACGACCTTCTCGTTACGCTTGAGAACACCCTGGAACTTGCCAAAGCGGACATACCAGGGCGTGCTGCGGTAGGAGCCGTCGGGCTGCTCAACGACGATGATGTCGACGGCGCCGCCGAAAGGGTGGAAGGGCGTGGCAACGGAGTACATGCCCTGCGAGAGGAcacgccccaccccgcgccccacCATCCCCACCACGTCCATCTCTGCACGAGCCCTCGATCGCACGCATCAAACACTCGGCGATCCGCTCGATTCGTCCAATCGCTTCATCAATTTCTGCAATCAAATGAACACAAAGCATGAGATTGTATCCGTACTCCCCCGCGCAGCAAACAAATCAACTCGACCAGAACAGAACTCTCGTAACAATCCAAGCAAGTTAGGGTTCGCCACCAACCGAGGGAAAATCAATCCGAGCCCGGGTACGGACAGATCTCGACTCCACGCCAGGTCAGGTCAGTGGAGCGGGCGAGGACGTGGGCGATACCTCCGAGGTGGCGCGCGTGCTTGGGTGGAACAAAGGCGGCGGAAGGTCAATTGAGGCTGTGGGGGACGGAAGGGGGGAGGGGAGGAGAAGAGGCCGGGCCGGAGTGGGGGTGTTTTCCAGAGAAGTTTCCCGAGCTGTTCTCGCAGGATATTACGGAAAAATATAGACGTGTCGGGCCTTTTTTTTTGCAGTTTCTCTTCAGTCATTTGGTATTATTTCGTGATATAATTGCTGGTAATATTGGCATTTGAATTCGAACTTCCAAGTGTCCTGAGATCTGCTGGAACATTATCGCGACAGATTACCATTAGTGAAAAAACTCGTGCTGCCGTGAGCTGACTCATGAAGATGTTCAAACAGAAACCTGCTTAAAAAAACAAGCAGAAAATGTCCAAAAACCTGCGGGCATTTTCCAGACCTCGGTTACCCAGATTAATACTGTAGCCCGCATGCCCATCATCGATTCCCAGGCGAGGCAAAACCCACAGACCCCCCGATTCCCAAGCCCAGAAGAGCAGTCGCCTCCTTCCTCCGGCAGGGAAAGCTCCGCGAAACTTACGCCGCGAGCAGTAAAACCGGGACGCGAAGTTTCCTTCCCGGATGAAAAAGGGGACGGAAACAAATGCCAAATCGAACTGGATCCAAATCAACTAGTAGTAATCGGAGAGGGAGCGCGCAGGGCGGGGACTCACCGCGACTGGGCTCGGCCGCTCGCCGCTCCTCTCAGGCGGGCCCGTTCGTTCGTTGGGGGGGCCTTCGCGTCGGCTCCGGAGGGGTCGCTCGCGCCGGCGTCGCGGGtcgctggggggggggggggggggggggggggggggggggcgaattgGGGGGAGACCGACGGGGGGTGAAAAGGGGAAGGGGATAGGCGGGCGTTGAGAGCCGCATTTATAAGTGAGCCCGTCCTCCGCACGCGGAGCGCACGTGGGCCGTCGCGGCCCGCCTCGCCACATGAGCGCTGCTCGGTGTGGGATGACATGTGGGGGCACGCGGGTGTCGGGGACCACGTGTCATTGAGAGGTATATGCGGACTGGTGGGCGCGGAGGAATGAACGAACATGTCGCCACGTCGCGCAGAGATCGTTGCAGGCAGAGAGTGATCGCCCGAGCTGCCTCAGTTGTCGTCCGCGTCCTCATTTTAAAATCCGAATCATGAGATGCGTTGCTGAAGAACGGGACGTGAGAAATTCTGAGCGTGAGAGGCTGTCACGGTGGGCCAGGCAGGAGTTACGCCGCCGCAGGGCCCACCTGGCATGGTGTTGAAGGCTTTTTCGTCGCAGGAATAGTTGGTTGCTGGGCGTAGTAAAGCCTGTGATGGCGTTGTCTTTTCTTGTTGCCTAAGCCTAACCGCATCCACCTAACCTATTTATTGTACCTGTGTATAGCAGCGTACTGGGGAAAGAAAATGGAATAGCAACCCTACCCTTCACCGATCGCGCCGTTGACTGGCAGTTTGACGTAGCATCAAAATTGCGAATTCTGGCTAAAATGTGCAAGTTACGAGCGCATGCTCATTTGACCGAGAAAGGCATTTTCGGTACCAATCTCGGGAGAGGGGCATTTTCGGTACATTGCCGTACCTTTAACAGCCCCGAGCGTCGACGTGTGGTGTGCGTCCGTACGTACGTGATCCATGCGCGGGGGCAAACGAAACGATGGCGTGCGGATCTTTGCCAGCCACCACTTGACAAGCGCGGTTATCCGGGCGAATATGCCTGCGTGCCTGGTGGCCTCCAGAACGTACCGCCCGGTTGCTTTCCTCCCATCCATctcgtgcgtgcgtgcgtgcgtgcaccgTCATTCCCCTTCCATTTTCGGGCCATTCCGCCGGTGGTCTCTGCGGCTGCTGCTGTGCGATAGTACTCTACGCGCGCGGTGCCTTGTGGCGTGAAGCGAACGCGTTCGGGTATACACGATTTGGTCTGCGTTTCCAGAAGCTCTTGGCAAGTTGGGGTGAAGGGTGCGGCGCTGCATCGTATCGCCGCGGACCAGCCACGGCCACACGACCGCCGGGTCGGGTGGATAGACGAGACGGTGGTAGGATCCAACAATGACTCAGGAATGATCAGGACGCACGAGGGCCAAACAAACGAGATGGGACCGCCGCGCGCGCGCGCAGCCCGGCCGGGCGACGCATGacggggcaccacggcaaccggCGTGGCGTACGACTGTACAATACAAAGAGCGTGCGTGCGGTGGCGGTTGGCAGAGGCAGGCAGGAAAGTAGAACCCTTTGCTGCGACGCATGCCCGCCGTTGGTTACTTCTCGCCGTTTTCTGCTTACAAGTTGAGGCTTTTATCCAGTGTTCAGAGGAACAAGCGACCAAATTCGGTataaaagaaaaaggctaggcATTCGTGTGATGTCTTCTTTTCCTGGCATTCTCGTGTGAGTGTGACATGTTCGTTACACGAAACCGTGAGACGGGTGAGCATTCTCACGCCTTGCCCAACTAAAAGGTTTTTTATGAGAAAAAAATCAGCGTTCGTTCATCTACCTGTCCAGGCCATGTGCTCGTTTCTCTGCAGGTACAATACAACCGGAACCGGCTCCTTGACGTGCTGCAAAGGCGGCGAAGATACAGTGCTCCATTGTGTAAAATCATTGAGGCAAGTCAGAGAGCTAAGCGAGCACTGTAGCTAGAATAGTAGCTTCTTACCGTAGATAAACGAGGGTTTAAATCACTGTTCATGCGCCTGCAGCGAAGCAAGGTCAGGGGACTGTACCTCTCCCTgccttttttctttttgaaaCAAGGATTTGCCATTTTCATTGATTGAGGCAAGGTTTAAGACAAATGACCGCAAAGCGGGAGACAAATAACTACTCTCACAGCATTACAATGCTCAAGTGGGTGGCACCGGCAATAGCCCAAAGATGAGCCTCCTCTGTTATCTTCGCGACGAGCAACATCGTCGTAGCGGCGGTGTTACGAAAAACCCTTGCATTACGATCTTTCCAAATCTCCCAAGACATAAGTATGAACAAGGAAGCGATAGCCTTTCTCTGATCTCCAAAGCAAGGCAAACTTCTGAATATGCTCTGTGGTGAGCCCATGGTGGGTATCAATCTGACTAACCCAATAATTGTTGAGAGAGCTTTTTGGACCGAGGAAGATTTCTTTTTTGAGAGGTCAAATATCTTTGGAGCAATATCTTTAGGTTTCATGCCGCCGAGCCAAGATGATTCCCAGAATTTTGTCTTACATCCATCTCCAACACTAGTTGTGGTGGCTGCCGCAAAAAGGTCTCTATCATCATCATTGCACGGTGTTCATGTCCCAACCCAACCCAGGTCTTGGGAGGGGGGGTGTCAGCCCATTCATACCAAAGCCATCGAAGTCGAAGGGCGGTAGAAAACTTCTCAAGGTTGAGGATTCCCAAACCACCAAGGATCTTGGGCTTGCAGATGAGTTCCCGGTTGCCCTTGCATTTTCCACTGGTCACCTTATCACAGCCCTCCCAAAGATAGGCACGCCGCAAGTTATTAATCTTCTTCCTCACTTCCACCGGCAATTCCAGGGGCGCAATATGATATATAGCAATGGCAGTAAGCACTGCCTTGACCAAGACAACACGGTGTCATGCTTTTGTCACGACAGATATCCTCATGGGAGAACTAAGTTGTGAGGCCATTGTTGATAGGTGAAAGCTTTGACAGGGTTGATCGGAAACTAGAGACGTGGGTTTACCCAGGTTCAACCCCTCACCATGGAGGTAATAGACTACTCCTACTTGATTGCTattaatgatgatgatcttgaTTACAAGGGTGTTGTAATGCTACCAATGACTCGAGAGATTCTAACGTGTCctcagtgttggggaacgttgcatgaaaattaaaaaaattcctatgaaacacccaagatctatctatggagatgcaatgcaacgagaggggagtgtgtctacatacccttgtagaccgaaagcatTAGCGTCGTAGTGCTGTTGATGTAGCCGTACTCTTCATGATCCAATCGTGATCCAATCTGATCTTGTACTGCACATGCGGCACCTCCCAGTTTAGCACACGTACGGCTCGTCGGCGtcctctccttcttgatccagcgaGCGAGGGAGATGAGGTAGATGAGATTTGAaccaacacgacggcgtggtggtggtggcaaCGGAATTCCGGCAGAGCTTTGCCAAGCACATACCGGTGAAACGTGGGAGGAGTAGGGAGAGGTAACGGGCAAGGGTCAAAGGGGGGCTGCCCCCAACGACTCCCTACCTTTATATAGGCGTGGAGGGGGCTGGTGGCTTGCCCTCCAGGCCCCTAGGGTCGTTGGCCAAGGGGGAGGATAGAAATCCCTCCTTTCCTTCCCCACCGATCGCTAGGGATCCTGATCTTATCCCTTCGAGATATGATAATATTCCTTTTAAGGGAGGATCTTGGTGCGCCTAGGCCAGAGGTGTGGGGACTTTCCCCACTACCCacactcatgtctatggttaggaaaccttaaccatctttgatcaacgagctagtctagtataggcttactagggacacggtgttgtttatgtattcacacatgtctttaagttttcgatcaatacaattctagcatgaataataaacatttatcatgaatggGAAATATggtaataaccattttattattgaatctagggcatatttccaacagtctcccacttgcactagagccaataatctagttcacatcaccatgtgattaacacccaatgagttctggggtttgatcatgttttgcttgtgagagaggttttagtcaacgggtctgcaacatacAGATCCGTGTgtactttgcaaatctctatgtcatactatagatgctgctaccatgctccattggagctattccaaatgacTACTCCACTATACGTGTCCGGTTTGcaactcagagtcatccagatcagtatcaaagcttgcatcgtcgtaaccctttacgacgaactctttatcacttgcataaccgagaaacatttccttagtgctctttaggtacctaaggataatcttgaccgctgtccggtgatccactcctggatcactcttgtacctcCTAGCcagactcatggcaaggcacacattagaTATGGTACACATCACGGCATATATTATacaacctatggctgaggcatagagGATGACTTTCAtccgttctctttcttctgtcgtggtcgagccttgagtcttactcaacttcacaccttacaactcaagcaataactccttctttgactgatccattttgaactccttcaaaatcttgtctaTGTATGCTCTATGTGAAAGTCTTAgtaggcgtcttgatctatctctacagatcttgatgcccaatatgtaagcagctttacctaGGTCTTCCTTCGAAAAACTCATTTCAAAcaaccctttatgctttccagaaattccacatcatttccaatcaactaTATGTCATTGATGTCGCTTgaactacgttggtatttccccaaagagaaagggatgatgcagcacaactacagtaggtatttccctctgTTATGAAActaaggtatcaatacagtaggagaaccaagcaacactatgtaaacggtacctgcacacaaagaacaaatacttgcaacccgacgcgtatgaggggttgtcaatccctaccgggtaacggcaccagaaattGTCAAGTTGACGGGAGGATAATTTGtggtagattggataaatagctCTTGATACAACGCGAAATAAAATAAGTAATAACAAAGTACATCAAGGCATtttagggtttttggaataatagatctggAAATAAAAGCGAAAAAATAGATCTCATAGCAAATATGatagagaatagacccgggggacgtagatttcactagtgccttctctcaagaaaatagcacacggtgggtaaacaaattactgttgggaaattgatagaagaTTGAATAATTATGAGGATATCCAAGGaaatgatcaatatataggcatcgcgttcaagattagtagaccgactcctgccagcatctactactattactccacacatcgaccgctatccagcatgcatctagtgaaggaaatatgccctagaggcaataataaagttgttatttatatttccttatatcatgataaatgtttattattcatgctagaattttattaaccggaaacttagtacatgtgtgaatacatagacaaacagagtgtccctagtatgcctctacttgactagctcgttaatcaaagatggttaagtttcctgaccatagacatgtgttgtcatttgatgaacgggatcgcatcattagagaatgatgtgatggataagacccattcgttagcttatcataatgatcgtttagttttattgctagtgctttcttcatgacttatacatattcctctgactatgagattatgcatctcccgaataccggaggaacaccttgtgtgctatcaaacgtcacaacgtaactgggtgattatagagatgatctacaggtgtctctgaaggttttgttgagttggcacaaatcaagattaggatttttcactccgtgtatcggagaggtatctctgggccctctcggtaatgcacatcactataagccttgcaagcaatgtgactaatgagttagttgcgggatgatgcattatggaacgagtaaagagacttgtcagtaacgaggttgaactaggtatgatgataccgacgatcgaatctcgggcaagtaacataccgatgacgaagggaataacgtatgttgttatgcggttcgactgataaagatcttcgtagaatatgtaggaaccaatatgagcatccaggttccgctattggttattgaccagagatgtgtctcggtcatgtctacatagttctcgaacccgtagggtccacacgcttaacgttagatgccaatttgtattatgagttatgtgttttggtggccgaagtttgttcagagtcccggatgagatcacagacacgacgaggagtctagaaatggtcgagaggtaaagattgatatattggaaggttatattcggacatcggaatggttccgagtgattcaggtttTTTTTCGAAGTACCgaagggttaccggacccccccccccccaaggaagtgttgggccaacatgggcctaagggagagagagggaagcccacgaGGGGTGGTCATGCGCCCCCCTCCTAGGGATTCCGAATAGGacgaggaggagggggcggcgctgttggaaatatgccctagaggcaataataaaatggttattattatatttccttcttcatgatagttgtctattgttcatgctataattttattaaccggaaaccgtaatacatgtgtgaatacatagactgttggggaacgtagtaatttcaaaaaaattcctacgcacacgcaagatcatggtgatgcatagcaacgagaggggagagtgttgtctacgtaccctcatagaccgatagcggaagcgttatgacaacacggttgatgtagtcgtacgtattcacggcccgaccgatcaagcactgaaactatggcacctccgagttctagcacacgttcagctcgatgacgatccccggactctgatccagcaaagtttttcggggaagagttccgtcatcacgacggcgtggtgacgatcttgatgttctaccgtcgcagggcttcgcctaagcaccgctacaatattatcgaggagtatggtggaggggggcaccgcacacggctaagagaacgatcacgaagatcaacttgtgtgtctatggggtgcccctgcccccgtatataaaggagtggatgaggggagggccggccctctctatggcgcgccctaggggagtcctacttccaccgggagtaggattccccctttcctagtacaactaggagtccttccaagtagtaggagtaggagacaaggaaggggaagagggaagagaaggaaggagcgggcgccgcccctccccctagtccaattcggactagtcaatgagggggggggggcgcggcctgctctctctctctcctaaagcccaataaggcccatatacttcttcccccgtattcccgtaactccctggtacttcgaaaaatacccgaatcactcggaacctttccaatgtccgaatatagtcatccaatatatcgatctttacgtctcgaccatttcgagactcctcgtcatgtccccgatctcatccgggactccgaactcctttggtatatcaaaactcataaactcataatataactgtcatcgaaaccttaagcgtgcggaccctaagggttcgagaacaatgtagacatgaccgagacatgtctctggtcaataaccaatagcggaacctggatgctcatattggctcccacatattctacgaagatctttatcggtcagaccgcataacaacatacgttgttccctttgtcatcggtatgttacttgcccgagattcgatcatcggtatcttaatacctagttcaatctcgttaccggcaagtctctttactcgtttcataatacatcacctcgcaactaactcattagttgcaatgcttgcaaggcttatgtgatgtgcattaccgagagggcccagagatacctctccgacaatcggagtgacaaatcctaatctcgaaatacgccaacccaacatgtacctttggagacacctgtagagctcctttataatcacccagttacattgtgacgtttggtagcaataatctcatagtcgtaggaacatgtataagtcatgaagaaagcaatagcaacatactaaacgatcgggtgctaagctaatggaatgggtcatgtcaatcacatcattctcctaatgatgtgatcccattaatcaaatgacaacacatgtctatggttaggaaacataaccatcttcgatcaacgagctagtcaagtagaggcatactagtgacgtttagtttgtctatgtattcacacaagtattatgtttccggttaatacaattctagcatgaataataaacatttatcatgaaataaggaaataaataataactttattattgcctctagggcatatttccttcatagaccacaacatgtccctagtaatcccctagttgactagctcgttgatcaatagatggttatggtttcctgaccatggacattggatgtcgttgataacgggatcacatcattaggagaatgatgtgatggacaagacccaatcctaagcatagcacaagatcatgtagttcgtttgctagagcttttctaatgtcaagtatcatttccttataccatgatattgtgcaactcacggataccataggagtgatttgggtgtatcaaacgtcacaacgtaactgggtggatataaaggtgcactacaggtatctccgaaagtgtctgttgggttggcacgaatcgagactgggatttgtcactccgtatgacggagaggtatctttgggcccactcggtaatgcatcatcataatgagctcaatgtgactaaggagttagccacgggatcatgcgttacgtaacgagtaaagagacttgtcggtaatgagattgaacgaggtatggggataccaacgatcgaatctcgggcaagtaacataccgatggacaaagcgaaccgtatacgggattgattgaatcctcgacatcgtggttcatctaatgagatcatcatggaacatgtgggagccaacatgggtatccagatcctgctgttggttattggtcggagagatgtctcggtcatgtctgcatggttccctaacccgtagggtctacacacttaaggttcggtgatgctagagttgtaATGGGAATAGTATGTGGTTATCGAAGGTTGTTAGGAGTCCTAGATGACTTCCCGGACGTGATGAGGAACTccagaatggtctggaggtgaagatcgatatattggacgaagggtatgttggggatcgtagcagaaatttaaaattttctacgcatcaccaagatcaatctatggagtcatctagcaacgagagtgagaggagtgcatctacatacccttgtagatcgcgagcggaagcgttcaagagaacggggttgatggagtcgtactcgacgtgatccaaataaccgatgatcctagcgccgaacggacggcacctccgcgttcaacacacgtatggagcggagacgtctcccgcgccttgatccagcaaggaggagggagaggttgaggaagagagctccaacaacagcacgacgacgtggtggtggtggagcggcagtactccggcagggcttcgccgagctcttaacggaggaggagaggtgttggggaggggaggggctgcgcctttgatgtggtgtgcagccctccccttgcccctctatttataggggaaggaggaaggggtccggccccctctagatgagatctagagggggggcggcggccaagggggtggcttgccccctaagcaagggggcgccccctctagggtttccccccaaccctaggcgcatgggcccaagggggggatgcgcccagcccacttggggctggttccctttcctctacggcccatgaggccctccgagagaggtggcccctcccggtggccctggtacaataccgatatgcccccgaacctttctggtgaccgtatgacaacttcctatatataaatcttcacctccggaccattccggaactcctcgtgacgtccgggatctcatccggtactccgaacaacattcggtgatcacatacaagtcttcctaataaccctagcgtcatcgaaccttaagtgtgtagaccctacgggttcgggaaccaggcagacatggccgagacaactctccggccaataaccaacagcgggatctggatacccatgttggctcccacatgttccacgatgatctcatcggatgaaccacgaagtcgaggattcaagcaatcctgtatacaattccctttgtcaatcggtacgttacttgcccgagattcgatcgtcggtatctcaatacctcgttcaatctcgttaccggcaagtcactttactcattccgtaacacatcatcccgtgaccaacccttagtcacattgagctcattacgatgatgtcttaccga
Coding sequences within it:
- the LOC125520905 gene encoding phosphatidate phosphatase PAH1; the encoded protein is MDVVGMVGRGVGRVLSQGMYSVATPFHPFGGAVDIIVVEQPDGSYRSTPWYVRFGKFQGVLKRNEKVVTIAVNGVDASFHMLLDNSGQAYFMRELVPGGEDSETAAEEATSEPETPLRSKSDGELYSQLVGPELNEDQEVQNGEEFDSYGYSKLEEAEDLANQAGGGGGNSEMLLVSVNGCVLTAPISSTEENMEDVQLSDPQFHLGPGESSSGDLSRGGEVWESGILDGLYISQEKVKFDSEHPSEALEELREVSILKDGSHDIPVNAHESLHVSVNEGQTCVALTNALDVSVNNDDAYQPLTNEDKTCDIPLVQSNCVALTNEDEVQSVSRSENNGLNYQPLVMEDGVHEVSGNNGEGYQPFPNKDEALDVSVNNDDAYQPLTNEDETCDIPLVQSNEACKSPSMAGKVCDANNEIIEDEVKGLSQSGNNGPDYQTLNVEDEANDISGSNAEVDPILPNKEESLDILENNDEGSQPLTNEDETSDIPLVQNNEACKSPSKAGKVCDASNWIIEDEVQGLSQSGNNGPNYQMLNVEDEANDISGSNAEVDPLLPNKEVSLDILENNDEGSQPLTNEDEVQNDEACESPSKSDEICDESNENIQASFSRFDTFRSCLDLTSQDDGDSGTELFSPEFDHQRDSELSLSIRSDIDIDLGEDRSETAHCDQSNQLKHIEEVDVSSVTSDDNITRSEDCSPVYGKAADLSCEGGSDERRKDTTPSNIGACKSDRLRMSPSSDRDKLGSIPENPTAEEEINKEEHPQLQKGLGFEISLCGHLLRPGMGQTSADEVFQQHLVPEEDFKLSGPSIIKNANLIVRIGCNYFTWSKVSHVVLGKAVFGPDFCVEPIDAIPVERQETPNSRDDSLGLSPSRRWRLWPIPFRISRSLQRSNSDSSEDIFLDTETVLSPMDEQAPANNKDQSPRKQFVRTLIPTSEQVASLNLKEGQNIVTFSFCTRVFGKQQVDAHIYVWKWNAKIVISDVDGTITRSDVLGQVMPLVGRDWSQSGVARLFSAIKENGYQLIFLSARAIVQAYLTKNFLFNLKQDGKVMPNGPVVISPDGLFPSLYREVIRRAPHEFKIACLEDIKALFPSDYNPFYAGFGNRDTDELTYKKMGISKGKIFIINPKGEVAINSSVDVKSYTSLHTLVNDMFPPTTLVEQEDYNSWNYWKVPLPDIDL